A window of the Lactuca sativa cultivar Salinas chromosome 7, Lsat_Salinas_v11, whole genome shotgun sequence genome harbors these coding sequences:
- the LOC128127014 gene encoding TMV resistance protein N-like — translation MEASSSIYPAQTYCSQSWNYDVFLSFRGEDTRKTFVDHLYTALEHQGIYTYKDDETLPRGNSIRPSLMKAIEESQIAVIILSENYADSSWCLDELECIMKCKNIKGQTVMPIFYDVDPSEVRKQKRKYGEAFARHEVENKTNVESWRKALVDVSNLSGWEPKHIANG, via the coding sequence ATGGAAGCTTCATCATCAATTTATCCTGCTCAGACTTATTGTTCTCAATCGTGGAATTATGATGTATTTCTTAGTTTCAGAGGAGAAGATACTCGCAAGACTTTTGTAGATCATCTCTACACCGCTCTTGAACATCAGGGAATCTACACCTACAAGGACGACGAAACACTTCCTCGGGGCAATTCTATCAGACCATCTTTGATGAAGGCTATAGAAGAATCTCAGATTGCTGTCATCATACTGTCTGAAAACTATGCCGATTCATCATGGTGTTTAGATGAACTTGAATGCATTATGAAATGCAAGAATATAAAAGGCCAAACCGTTATGCCCATATTCTATGATGTGGATCCCTCCGAAGTAAGGAAACAAAAACGCAAATACGGAGAAGCATTTGCTAGACATGAGGTGGAGAACAAGACCAATGTTGAGTCTTGGAGAAAAGCACTTGTAGATGTAAGTAACCTTTCTGGATGGGAACCCAAGCACATTGCCAACGGGTAA